Proteins from one Ipomoea triloba cultivar NCNSP0323 chromosome 1, ASM357664v1 genomic window:
- the LOC116013240 gene encoding pectin acetylesterase 11-like has product MATTTFLLLLGFIVILTTPLQAQTPDDIVPISWVQNVIVKGAVCLDGTPSAYYYEQGQGDGANNWLVFLQGGGWCVNQTDCFNRATYGKSSGSTKNISLTFTFRDFLSNNPTNNPDFYNWNRVYVPYCDGSSFTGDVEAPDSRCSNF; this is encoded by the exons ATGGCAACAACAACCTTTCTACTACTGCTTGGCTTCATCGTCATCCTCACCACTCCACTTCAGGCTCAAACTCCAGACGATATTGTTCCAATATCATGGGTGCAAAATGTCATCGTCAAAGGGGCAG TTTGTTTAGACGGGACTCCGTCCGCCTATTATTATGAACAAGGGCAAGGGGATGGTGCTAATAACTGGCTCGTATTTTTACAA GGTGGAGGTTGGTGTGTGAATCAAACGGACTGCTTTAATCGTGCTACATATGGCAAAAGTTCTGGTTCAACCAAGAATATAAGTCTGACTTTTACATTTAGAGATTTTCTCTCCAATAATCCAACAAATAATCCAG atttctacAATTGGAACAGAGTCTATGTTCCGTATTGTGACGGATCGTCATTCACTGGCGATGTCGAAGCACCTGATAGT AGGTGCTCGAATTTTTAG